GGGGCGCGCGCCGTCGAGAGGAGGCTTCCGCGCGCGATCGTGGCCGCCGGTATGGTCGGGCTCGCGGCTCTGCAGGTCCTCGCGCTCGCATACTCGATCTCGCGACTCGGGCACACGTTCACGATCGGTGCGCGCGAAGGGGGCGAGTGGGTCGCCGCGAATCTCCCGCCGGACGCGGTGATCGGCATGAAGGACAGCGGGATCTTCAGCTACTTCGCCCAGCGCCGGGTGATGAACCTGGACGGGCTGACGAACAGCTTCGAGTTCGCCGAAGCCGTCTGCAGCGGACGCATGGAAGCCTTCGTGCTCGGCCACGGCGTCGAGTACATCGCGCAGCACGCCGTGCCCCATGGCGTCCGGGTCGGCGACTACGAGACCTACACGCAGCCCTATCCTTGCGGTCTGCGTGGCGGCCCCGACGGCGAACTCGTGCTGCGACGCGAGCTCGAGGTCTTTCGCGGAACGCCGTACAAGAGCAGCGCCGGGCGAGAGGAGCAGCTCGTGATCTGGCGCCTCGCACGCGCGCCTGCCGAAGAGACCGGTCCGGCAGCAAGCCCCTAGACCGGAACCGGCCGGAGCTTCCGCTCGCGGGCCGCTCGCCAGAGATCGACCCAGCCGGGATCCTCGTAGCTCGCGTCCGACCTGGCGCCGATCGCGTCGAGGACGGCCGAAACCATCGAACCGCCGGTGCGAGGATGCGCGCTGACGCTCCAGAATGGAGACGCGAGCAGGTACGGAACGACGAGCCGGCCCTTGCGTCGCGGACCGAGCAGCAGCCGGGCACCCGGAAGCGCTGCGTCGTCGATCAGAACGCGGGAGCCCGGCCCGAAGCGCGGCTCGAGCAGCAGGAACTCGCGCAGCGTGTGCGTCGCGGAGGGCACGGAGTCGAAGAGCGCGAAGTCCACCCGCTCGTGCCGCGCCGCGATCTGCGCCAGGCCATGGAGACTGTCGCCGGCGAGAAAGGTCACTTCGTCGAGTGGGTCGCCCGCGCGCTCGCGGAGCTCGTCGAACTTCCTCGGATCGAGATCGCACGCGTAGACGCGAGCGCCGGTGCGCCGCGCGACCTCGGCCAGCACGAGCGTCGCGGGGCCACAACCGGCCTCGACGAAGACGAGTCGCTGCCGCGGCTCGGGCCGCAGATCCCCGAGCAGCTCGCGAATCAGCTCGCCGGGATCCTGCGCCGGGCAGGCGCGCCTGAACAACCGTTCGGCGTACCCGCGCAAGGTCTGCCAGGGAGCTCTCATCGACATCGTCTCCGCGACCGTCTCGCAGCCCGGATTCTCTCCGCGACGACGCGGTGCGGCAACACCCGAACGGCGCGGCCCCAGTCACACGCCGTGCTGTGCGGCCGAAGCGCTTCGCGGTATGGTGGCGAGGTGACCGGTTCCCTGCCACTCCGAGCCGCGCCGCGCGCTCCTCGCGGCCTGGCCGTGCCGCTGATCCTTCCCGGCGCAATCGATCTGCCGAAGGACTCGCGACCGCGAATCTACCTGGCGCCGATCGAGACCCGTCTCGATCTGCGAATCCTGCTGGCGAGCCTGTCGCGCGCGGGCCTGCCGGTTCCGCGCTGGGTGCCGTCGACGCGCGCCAAGCTCGCCGACGAGACGCTGCGCGCCGCATTCCTCGCAGGCGAGCCGATGCTCGTGCCCCTCTCGCCCCCGCGCTCGGGCCCCGACCGGCTGGCCCGGCTTCTGGCGTTCGCGCAGCAAGCGGGCGTCGAGGTCGATCTGGTGCCGGCGGAGCTGCTCTGGGGGCCGGTGGAGCGACCGCCGTCGCTCTGGAACCTGCCCTTCGGCAACCCCTACGACCCGCCCGGCTGGACGCGCTGGCTGCGCCTGCTCCGCCGCGGCTACGCGCGCGTGGTGATCGGCGCGCCGGGAACGCGCACGGCGCTCGAGGCGGAATCCCGCGCGCAGGGCGACAAGCTCGCGCTCTCCACCTTCGTGCGCGTCCAGGGCGTGAAGGCGCTCTCCCTCGCGCAGCGGCAGGTCTTCGGCGATCGCTACAAGGTTCCCAGGCTGCTCGCGGAGCAGATCCTCGGTGACTCGAGCTTTCAGGACCAGATCGCGGCCGCGGGAGCCACTCAGGGACTGACTCGCGATGAGTCTCTCCTGCGCGGGGACCGCGCCCTTCGCGAGCTCGCGACCAGTCACAACCTGTTCTCGATGGAGATCTTCCACCGCTTCGCGCGCTGGGTCTACGGGCTCGCATTCGATCCCCACATCGACATCGACCCGGGCGAGCTCGAGAAGCTCCGCGCGCTCGGGCGGCGCGCTCCGCTCGTCTTCATCCCGTCGCACAAGTCCAACTGCGATCACATGGCGCTCTACTCGCTCCTGTTCTCGTCGGGGTTTCCGCCCCCGCATACCGCGGCCGGGATAAACATGTCGTTCTTCCCGATGAGCCGGATCCTGCCCGGAACCGGCGCGTACTTCCTGCGCCGGTCGTTCCAGGACGACCCGATCTACAAGGAATCGCTGCGCGGCTTCATCAGCACCCTGGTCCAGCGCCGCTTCCACCAGGAGTTCTTCATCGAGGGCGGACGCTCGCGTTCGGGAAAGCTGCTGCCGCCCCGCTACGGGATCCTGAACTACATCGTCGACGGGGCGCGCCGCAACGACATAAGCGAGGTGCTCTTCATCCCGACCTCGATCGCCTACGACCAGATCCTCGAGCTCGCGGAGTACGTGCGCCAGAACCTCGGCGACGAGAAAGAGGCCGAGAGCTTCGTGTTCCTGCTGCGCCAGATCCGCGCCGCGCGGGCGCGCAAGCTCGGGCGGATCCATCTGCGCTTCGCCGAGCCGATCTCGCTGCGCGAGTACCTCGACCGCAGCGGCGACGACCGACTCGTGGTCGAGAAGCTCGCGTTCCGGATCTCGAACCAGATCAACGCCGTCACGCCGATCACGCCGGTGTCGCTCGCCTGCTCGATCCTGCTCGGCGCGGGCAAGCGTGCGCTCGGCGAGGCGGAGTTCAGAGCGCAGGCCGCGCGTCTGGTGGACTACGCGCACGAGCGCGGCATCGACGTGACCCAGGAAGTCTCAGCGGGCGCGGAGTCGGCGCTGCGCTGCGCCACCGACGCGCTCGCCGGAACCGGCGTGATCGAGCGCTACGCCGGGGGCGTGGAGCCGGTCTACTACGTGACCGAGAAGGGCCGGCACGCCGCCTCCTACTACCGGAACACGGTGATCCATTTCCTGCTCGGCCGCGCGATCGCCGAGCTCGCCATGCGCGCGGCGGCCGCCGACGCCGCAGGCCGGCGCGACGCACGCGGCTGGGCGCTGCGACTTCGCGAGCTGCTGAAGTTCGAGTTCTTCTTCTCCGACCGCGAATCGTTCGCGCGCGAGTTCGAGCGCGAGCAACAGCGGCTCGCGCGCGAGTCCGCCGCGGGACTGACTCCGATTCTCGCCGGCTGCCCGAGAATCCTGCTCGACTTCATCGAGAGCTATTGGGTCGTGGCGGAGACCTTGCGAACGCTGCGCTCTTCCGGAGAGCCGACGGCGCGCTCGGTCGTGCTGCGCCGCTGTCACGAGCTCGGCCGGCAGTTGCTCCTGCAGGACCGCGTGCAGTCCCCCGAGCTGCTCTCGAACATGAACTTCGGCAACGCGCTCAAGCTGCTCGAGAACCTGGGCGCAGCAGAGAAAGACGGCGAGCGCTGGCGCGCGGGCTCGCCGGAGCGCCTGGACGAGCTGGTCGCCGATCTCGAGCGCCTGATCGCGCTCGCGCGCAGCTGATCGGCGAAGAGAGGAAGAGGGGAGGCACCGGCGACGGATCCCCCCCAAGTTCCTATCGCCCGCGCCTCCGCCCTCCCCTGAACTTCGATTGCGGGAAAGCGAGCCGCAATTACGTGTCACTGATCGGCAGCTTCGCTCCGAGCTTGAGCGCCGTCTCGTGTGGTCGGGGGCGGTGGCAGGCTCAGAACGTCTTGGCAAGCCTCGCCAGCGTGTCGCGCAGGCCCCGCTCGAGCGCACGGCGAATCAGCCCGCCGGTGCCCGGAACGAGCGGCCTGAAGTCGACCTTCCAGGTCACGCGCGTCCCCGCGCCCTCGCGGTCGAAGCGAACCTCTCCCGAGTGGTCGCGAATCGGCGCGCCGGCGACCAGGCGATAGGCCATGCGCTTGGGCGGATCGAAGCCCGTGATCTCTTCCTCGATCGCCATGCCGGACTGTCGGATCACGCGGATCGCGCCCAGCCCGTTCGGTGCGGGATGACCCTGCTGTCGCAGGACGACTTCCTTCACCCCCGCCCAGTCCACCCAACCCTGGTGGTCGGTGTACCGCGCGAAGACCTCCTCCGGCGCGGCCGGCACGAGCTCCGAGACTTCGATCTGCATGGACGGCCATCTTAGCGTGCGGTATCGAGAGCGCGACGGAAGGGGGACGACTCTGAACCGAGCGCTTCGGCTCGTGGCATCCGCCGCGCTGCTTCTGCTGCCGGTCCGCTCGGCGCAGGCGGGGCCCGACCACGCCGGTGCGGCCGAAGCGCTCGTCTCTACACCATTTCGCGTCGCGGGCGATCTGATCGGGGCGGCGGGCCTGGCGTCGGCTTCGCTCGTCGGGCTCGCGGGCGACGCGATCGCGCTCGTCGACGCGAACCGCGTGACCGAGCCGGTGCTGCGGGCCATCCCGAGTCGCTGCGTCCGGCGCGTCGCGCTGGCGCTCTCGCAGGGCTCGACCGGTCTTCTCGAAGGGCTTCGCGCCGAGGACGTGGAGCGCCTGCCGGAGCCCGACGCCGCGTACCTGGCGAACGCCCCCGGCGCGGGCCGGCTCGACACGCTGCTCACGGGGCTCGGATCGCTGCGGCTCGCGCTAGAGGACGCGCTCGCGGGTCCGGCGCTGCTGCTGCTTCGCGCTTCGGGCGCGCGCGGCGCGGCTGAACGGGTCGACCTGTGGCAGCGCGACGAGCGGATTCGCGTACTCGGACCGCTTGCTCAGGAGCTCGGCGCAGGCTCCGGATCGGCTACGCTGCCGCGGTGAGACCGGCTCCGGGAAGCAAGCGCGTCGAGATCGTCGGACTTCGCGACGGCGAGCTCGGGACCCGCCACGAGACGATCGCGGTCGAGGAGCCGCTCGAGCTGCGGCTCGACGGAGGGGCGCTCGCCGTCGCGATGCGCACGCCGGGGCACGACGTCGAGCTCGCGGCCGGGTTCGTGGTCACCGAGGGGATCGTCGGCGATTTCGGCGCGGTATGCGCGATCGCGCACTGCGACGAGACCCGCAACACGATCGAGATCCGCACCGAGCCCGGCGCAGCGGGCGTTCGCGCGCCCGAAGTCCGACACTTCATCGCGTCGTCGTCGTGCGGGATCTGCGGCAAGGCGACGCTCGACGAAGCGCGAAGGCTCGCGCCGGCTCTGCGCCCCGACGGCATGCGCGTGGGGCTCGGCGTGCTCGAAGCCCTGCCCGACCGCCTGCGCGCCGAGCAACGCCTCTTCGACGAGACCGGCGCACTGCACGCCGCCGCGCTCTTCGATTCGACCGGTGCGCTGCTCTGCGCGCGCGAGGACATCGGCCGGCACAACGCGGTGGACAAGGTCGTCGGCTGGGCCGCGCTCGAGAGCCGGTTGCCGCTCTCACAGACGATTCTTCTGGTGAGCGGGCGACTCGGCTTCGAGATCGCGCAGAAGGCGCTGGTCGCGGGCATCCCCGTGCTCGCGGCGATCTCGGGCCCGTCGAGCCTCGCCGTCGAGCTGGCGCGGGCGAGCGGCATGACGCTGGTCGCGTTCCTTCGCGGCGCGAGCCTCAACGTCTACGCGGGTGCGGAGAGAATCGCGAATCCGGATCGCGCTCGGGTATGATGGCCGCCCACAGCGAGGAGAATCCGATGAAGCTCTACGACAGCTCGATGGCGCCCAACCCGCGCCGCGTGCGGATCTTCCTGGCCGAGAAGGGCATCACGGTTCCGACCGTGCAGGTCGACATCGGCAAGGCCGAGAACCGCTCGCCCGAGTTCCTGGCCAGGAATCCGCTCGGCGGAGTTCCCGTGCTCGAGCTCGACGACGGCACGTTCCTCTCCGAGTCGGTCGCGATCTGTCTCTACTTCGAGCTCACCCACCCGCAGCCTCCGCTGCTCGGCACCGACGCGCGGGACAAGGCCGTCGTCGAGATGTGGCAGCGCCGGATGGAGCTCGGGCTGCTCTCGAACACCGCGGGCTGCTTCCGCAACACGCATCCCTTCTTCAAGGGCCGGATTCCGCAGGTGCCCGAGTACGGCGCGGTGTGCAAGGAAGCAGCTGCGAAGCAGCTGGCCTGGCTCGACGGCGTCCTGGCGAAGTCGCGCTTCGTCGCTGGCGAGCGCTACACGATCGCCGACATCACCGCGCTGGTCGCGATCGACTTCGGTCGCGTCTCGGAAATCCGCATCCTGCCCGAGCAGAAGAACCTGACGCGCTGGTACGGCGAGGTCTCCGCGCGCCCGTCGGCGAAGGCCTGAGAGCCGCCGGTCAGTCCGCGCGGAGCAGCTCGCGAACCGGCCCGCGAATCGACTCGAACCACTTCTGGTGTCCGCGCGGCGAGAAGTGCCCGTCGCGCTCGCCCCAGTCGGCGGGTTCCGGGCTCGCGCGCAGGATCGGCAGGAGATCGACGACCCGGTCCACGCCGGCCAGCGCCTCGAGCCTCGGAACGAGCTCGCGCGTGGCGAGATCCATGTCCACGTCGCCCGCGAGCGCGGGCAGCGCGCGCAGCAGGCGCTCGGCGCTCGGATCGAGCACCTGGCTGCGCACGGGAATCACGACCACCAGCAGCCGCGCGCCGTGCGCGCGCGCCGCCTCGGCAACGAGCCCGACGCCGCGCGCGGTCTCGTCCAGGTACGGCCGGGTCAGCTGCGACGCTCGCAGCGCACGGGGCGCTCCGTACAGGCCGACGTCGCCCGGGTCGCGCAGCCTTCGGATCGCGAAGCGCAGCGCCACGTACGCGTGCGAGCGCGACTCGAGCCAGGCGTTGCACGGGTAGAACCAGTCGACCAGCGCGTCCAGGGAGAGGCCCGCGGGCAGGAGCCGGAACGGCCGGCGCTGCACGTCCTTCGCGGGCGGCAGTTTTTCCGCGTCGTCGGTGAGGTCGTTGCCCAGGTAGAGCGAGAGGATCACCAGGTCGAAGCGCGCGCCGGGTTCGGCGAGGCGCGCGCGCACGGCCGCGAGATACTGACTCGGGCCCCAGCCCGAGACGCCGGCCACGTTCGTACACGCTCCGGTGTCGGACTCGAGCCGCCGCCAGACGGTCGCCTCGAACGGCACCGCGAGCGCCTCGACGTACGAGTCGCCCATCACCAGGATCCGCCGGGCGCAGTCGGACCGGGCCCCTTCGGAGCAGGAGACGCGATCCCCCGCGGCGTCGGTGCAGATCTCGACGTCGCGGTCGCCGGTGTTCGCGAGCACCCGCGCGTCCGCGGCGTGCTTCCAGCCGATCGCCTCGTCTTGCTGCCAGAGATCCGGCACGTCCTGTGCGAGCACCTGCGGAGCGAAGACCCGCACGCCGATCTCGAAGAGCGCAGACGTGAGTGCGCCGAGCAGCGCGAGCAGCAGGGCCGCGAAGCCGAGCCGCCGCAGACTCACTCGAACTTCCGCTCTCGCCACCAGGGGTAGAACGCGGGCATGTCGGAGCTCGGCCGCTGGCGGAACTCCGGCTTGCGCTTGGCGAGGAACGACGCAACGCCCTCGTGCGCGTCGGCGCTCTGGCCGAGCGCGTGGATCGCCCGCGAGTCGATCTTGTGTGCCTCCATCGGATGATCCGCGCCAAGCATCTTCCAGACCAGCTGGCGCGAGACGGCCACCGAGATCGCCGAGGTGTTCTCGGCGATCTCGCGCGCGAGCTCGCGCGCCGCCGGGAGCAGCGCCTCGGGCGCGTGCAGACTTCGCACCAGACCCGCTTCGTGCGCCTCGCTGGCCGGAAACACGCGCCCGGTGTAGGCCCACTCGAGCGCCCGCGAGACTCCGACCACGCGCGGCAGGAACCAGCTCGAGGCCGCCTCGAGGCAGATGCCGCGGCGCGCGAAGACGAAGCCGAAGCGCGCGTCGGTGGACGCGATCCGGATGTCCATCGGCAGCGTCATCGTCACGCCCACTCCGACGGCCGGGCCGTTGATCGCCGCGATCAGCGGCTTCTTGCAGTCGTAGAGGCGAAGCGTCACGCGCCCCCCGCCGTCGCGCCGTCCCTCGATCCCGACGTCGGCCGAGCGATCGCGTGCGTCGAAGGTGCCGGAGCCGGCCGACAGATCCGCGCCCGCGCAGAACGCCCGGCCCGCGCCGGTCACGATGATCGCGCGCACGTCGTCGTCGGCATCGGCGCGGTCGATCGCGTCGAGCACCTCGAACATCATGCGGCCGGTGAATGCGTTCAGCTTCTGCGGCCGGTTCAGCGTGAGGGTGAGGACGTGGTCCTCGACCGAATAGAGGATCTCCTGATAGTCCATGCGATGCCTCCTAATCCCGCCGTGCGACGTGTTCGAAGAGCGCCTCGGTCTCCGCGGCCCAGCGCTCGAGGCCGAAGACGGACGCGATCCGCTGGCGCGCGGCGCAGCCCAGCGCGGCTGCGCGCGACGGATCTTCCAGCATTCCGCGAATCGCGCGCACGAGTCCGTCCACGTCTCCGGTCGGGTAGAGCACGCCGGTCTCGCGCGGCACGACGACCTCGCGAACGCCGCCGACGTCGGCTGCGACCACCGGGATCGAGAGTGCACCCGCGCGGAGCAGGCCCGCGGGAAGCCGCTCGTGCCGCGACGGCAGCACCAGCGCGCAGAAGCTGACCAGGAAGCGATCGGGCTCTGCGCTCGGCCCCGCGAAGAACACGCGCCGCTCCAGGCTCCGGCGGTGCACCTCGGCGCGAAGCGCGTTCTCCTCGGGCCCGTCGCCGACGATGCACAGGCAGACGTCCTCGGGCAGGCGCACGAGCGCGGCGATCGCGTCACCGACGGCCTTCTCCGGCGCGAGCGTCCCGACCACGCCGATCACGCGCGCGTCGCGCGGCACGCCGAGCTTCGCCTCGAGGTCGATCGGCTCGGTCGCGCCCGGTCGCGGCAGCTCGATGCCGTAGTGGACCACCTGACCGATCGCGCGCCCCCAGAGCTCGGCGAGCTGGTCACGATCGGCGAGCGACGTGAACAGCACCTGGTCCGGCAGACGCTCGAGCACGAAGCGCTCGAAGCCCGTGCCCTTCCGGCTCGGAACCCGATCCAGCGTCGCGACGAGCGCGGAGCGGGTCCGGCGCAGCCCGCGCGCGATGGCGGCGGGCAGAAGCAGCTGCGGCGAGTGCGCGTCGATCAGATCGATCGAGTGCTCGCGGCAGGCGCGCGCGATGGCCGCAACGGCTCCGGGCAGATTCGGCCATCCGGGAACGCGCACCGCCGTGTGGCCCCGCGACGCGATCTCGTCGACGGCCGAGCGTCCGGACGCCCCGATCACCACGCCGTGCCCGCGCGAGCGCAAGGCGCTGGCAAGGCGGAGAACCTGCGCCTCGCCCACCTCGATTCGCGCACCGTCGATCAGAAACAGAAGGTTCAGAACCGCAGCCCCAGCCCCGTCGCGCGCCACGTCGAGCCCCCAACCCCCAAGGGCACCGATCGCTTGCTTCGCCTATCGCGTCAAGACTCCTCGAAGCGCCGCGTATTCTAGCCGGCTCGCGCGCCGAAGTGCGCGCGCGCGCGAAAGATCAGCCAGGCCAGCGCCGCGAAGGCGAGAAACGGCGGCACGCCGAAGAGCAGTCGCTGGCCCTCCGCCCGCGGATCCAGCGACGCCCAGACGAGCATCCCGATCGCGATCTGCAGCGTGTACAGCGCGGCCCACGGGTGCATCCACGGGCGCATCTTCCAGAAGCCCCAGGAGCCGGCGGCGTAGATCGCCCAGTGCAGCGGCTCGGTGGCCTTCGCCGCCCAGCCCGTGAGCAGAACGCCGAACCAGACCTCCTGGTCGTCGGCGACCGGCTTCCAGAAGAAGTCGAACGGCATGTAGACGAAGCTCATGAAGAGACAGAACGCGAAGAGCCCGTTCATCCACCAGGGCCGCGCGCCGAACTTCACCTTACGACCCCGTGCGCCGACGCAGAAATGCGTCGATCGCCGCGTTCAGCAGGTCCGGCGCGTCGAAGTGGACCATGTGCCCCGCGCCCGGGATCTCCACGCACTCGACGTCGGGAAAGCAGGCGAGCCGGCGCTGCAGCTCGTCCGGGGCCAGGTACGCCTCGCCCTCGCCGCCGCGCTTGGAGCGGCCGAGATCGCGCCGCCAGAACTCGCCCGAGCGAGCACCGTTCACCGCGAGCGTCGGCACGCGGATTCGCGACCACATCTGCTCCATCTGGCCGAAGTTGAAGCTTCCCCAGCTCGTGACCAGGTACGGGTCCCACTTCCAGCGCAGTCCGCCCGCCGGGTGCGGGCGCACGCCCTGCTCGGCGAGGAAGCGCGCGCGCCCCGGCTCGAGTCCGGGGTGGCTGGCGAGGATGCGCCGCGTGGCCTCGTCCACGTTTTCGAGCCGCCGGCCCTCGGGATCGATCTGGTCGAGTCGTTCGACCATCGATCGCGCCCAATACACGCCGGCTTCGCGACTGCCCTCGCCTTCCCACGGCGGCGGGCCGAGGCCCTCGATCAGCACCAGCGCGCCGAGCACCTCGGGAAACAGGCCCGCGTACTGCGCGGAGACCTCGCCGCCGAAGCTGTGTCCGATCAGCACCGGCCGGTCGAGCCCGAGCCCGCGCACCGCCGCGCGCAGGTCGAGGATGAAGTGCGCGAGCGCGTAGTAGCCGACGTGGTCGCTGTCGCCGTGGCCGCGCAGATCGAGCGATACGACCCGGAAGCGATCGCGGAAGTGCTGCGCGACCGAGTCGAGGCTCCAGGCCAGGTCGCGCATGCCGTGGATCAGCAGCATCGACGGGGCTCCGGGTGTCGGCTCGCCGTAGTCGAGCGCCGCGACCTCGATCCGGTGGCTGCGCAGCCGGACCGATGCCGGCTTCGCGGCCGCCGGGTTGACTTTCGCCTTGATTTCGCCTCTCATGGGGCCAGCGAGGAGATCGACATGAGGATTGGCTTCACCAGGGATCAGAGCCGTTCGAGCAGCCGGGAGACCGCGTCCGCCACCGAGTCGTGCGACGTCGCCATCTCGAGGTTTCGCAGCCGGCTGCGCAGCAGCGATTTCTGCTCGGCCGACAGGGACTCGGCGACTCGGTCGATCTCGTCGGTCACCTGGAGGATGTCTCGCGCGGGCTCCAGATCGAGCAGCCGCACCAAGAGCCCGACGTCGCTGGGCATGCCGTAGCACTTGGAGTACTCGCGGAAGGTGCGGAGCAGGTTCTCGGCCCCGTCCGCGTCTCGCAGCCGCTCTTCGAGGCGGAGTCGGCCGCGGTCGGCCTTCTTCCCGAACAGCCGCTCTTCGACCTTGCGGCGATAGCGCGCCGCCGAGTTGTGAGCGCGCTGGCTTCGGGCATCGCGTCCGTGGCCGCCAGAGCCGGCGCCGTTTCCGCCGCGCTTGCGCTCGGGCCTCTGGGCGGCGACGTGGCCCGCCGGGGTCTTCTCCTGATCACTCACGCCTGTGCGCTCCTCATGGGCGTCCCTCGACCGAGCCGGGCCGGACGAAGGTGCAGGTCGGATCCGGTTGCGAGGCATCTCGGCCCGATCTCGGGCGCTCCAGAGTCGCTACCGGTTCGGAGGCCGGGATTCGATTCGGACTCCGACGAGCGGGGCGGCCGTAGCCGAGCACCCCACGCCGCGTAGCATGCCTCATCCTCGCGGCGCTGTCTCGGCTTTCTTCGGCGGACCCGCACGGATCCTTTTGCGCGCGAGCTGCGTGTCGCGTCTAGAATCGGCGCGGAGGTCGACCATGGGCGAGCTGCGCGAGATCGCATCCGGATTGCTCTTCCCCGAGGGGCCGATCTCGCTCGAGGACGGCAGCGTCCTGCTGGTCGAGATCAAGCGGGGGACGCTTACGCGAGTCGCGTCCGACGGGGCCAGGACGATCGTGGCCAAGACCGGAGGCGGCCCGAACGGCGCGGCAATCGGACCCGACGGGAAGATCTACCTGTGCAACAACGGCGGCTTCGAGTGGCACGAGGCGGGTCCGTTCCTGCTGCCGGGAAACCAGCCGAAGGACTACGCCGGCGGCTCGATCCAGCGCGTCGACGCGAAGAGCGGCGCCGTCGAGACGCTCTACACGAAGTGCGGAGCGCATGCGCTGCGCGGGCCGAACGACCTGGTCTTCGACGCGACCGGCGGCTTCTGGTTCACCGACCACGGCAAGACGCGCGAGCGCGATCGCGACCGCGGCGGGCTCTACTACGCGCGGCCCGACGGCTCGAGCATCCGCGAGGTCGTCTACCCGCTCGACTCACCGAACGGCGTCGGGCTCTCCCCGGACGGCTCGCGTGTCTACGTCGCCGAGACGCACACCGGCCGGGTCTTCTGGTGGGACCTCTCCGCGCCCGGCCAGATCCGCCCGCACGCGTCGCCGAACGGCGGGCACCTGCTGGTCGGCCTGCCGGGGATGCAGCTGCTCGACTCGCTCGCCGTCGACGCGGAGGGAAACGTCTGCGTGGCGACGATCGTGAATGGCGGCATCACGATCATCTCGCCGGACGGGTCGCGGACCGAGCACGTGCCGATGCCCGACCCGCTCACCACCAACATCTGCTTCGGCGGCCCGGATCTGCGCACCGCGTTCATCACGCTCTCGGCCACGGGGCGGCTCGTCGCCGTGCCCTGGAAGACAGCGGGGCTGAGGCTCGCGTTCTAGTCGCAGCTCCCCGCGGTGCCGGCGGTGCACTCGAGCGGGCAGGACGGGCACTTCGGGCCGGCGACCTTTCCGGCAAGCCCCCGGTACACCACCAGATCGGCCGAGTTGATCAGCGCGCCCGACTGGTCGAGGTCGTATCTCGCGCACGGATCCGAGCCGCTCGTCCCGCAGACGTCCTGCGCGCGGCTCTTGCCGCTGCTGGCGCGGTACTGGGTCAGGTCGGCCGTGCCGACCAGCGCGCCGGTTGCCGTGAAATCCGCGTCGCAGCGATTTCCGTAGCCGTCGTGGTCGTCGTCCCGCTGGCCGCCCGTGAGCGTCGCCCACGGGTTTGTCACGAGGAAGTCCGCGGCCTCGCGCGGATTCGGAGCGGCCGTGCAGTTGTCGCAGGCGTCGCCGACCAGATCCCCGTCGCCGTCCGCCTGGTCCGCGTTCGCGAGCGCCGGGCAGTTGTCGCAGGCGTCGCCGTCGAGGTCACCGTCCACGTCGGCCTGGTCGGCGTTCGCGACGGCCGCGCAGTTGTCGCACGCATCTCCGACCAGATCCCCGTCGCCGTCCGCCTGGTCCGCGTTCGCGAGCGCCGGGCAGTTGTCGCTCGCGTCGGGGACGCCGTCACCGTCGGCGTCGGGCTCGGGCGCGAGTGCGCGGATCGCCAGGCTGTGGCTCCCGCCCGCTGCGATCGCGGTGGCGCCTCCGGTGGTTCCGTCAACCGAGGCCGGCGGCGTTGCCTGGCCGTAGAAGTTCCCGCCCCAGCAAACGACGGCCGCGCTCCCGCTCTGGATTGCGCAGCTCTGCGCGCTGCCCAACGCGAGCGCGGAAGCGGTGCCGGACGTGCCGTTCACAGAGGCCGGCGGTGTCGCTGCTCCGGAGCTGTTCGAGCCCCAGCAGATGACCGCGTCGGTCCCGCTCTGGATCGCGCAGCTTCGCGATCCGCCGGCGGCGACGGCGCTGGCGCTTCCCGCGACGCCGTTCACCGAGTCGGGCG
This Deltaproteobacteria bacterium DNA region includes the following protein-coding sequences:
- a CDS encoding SRPBCC family protein codes for the protein MARSTGSVTRFASTSAIASPASPTSEADARPAAPIRSPATRNGVETSASAAPAWSGPACAERTGSRSSAADATSRSARFRVVPLPSRSRYRTLRWPSMQIEVSELVPAAPEEVFARYTDHQGWVDWAGVKEVVLRQQGHPAPNGLGAIRVIRQSGMAIEEEITGFDPPKRMAYRLVAGAPIRDHSGEVRFDREGAGTRVTWKVDFRPLVPGTGGLIRRALERGLRDTLARLAKTF
- a CDS encoding enoyl-CoA hydratase (Catalyzes the reversible hydration of unsaturated fatty acyl-CoA to beta-hydroxyacyl-CoA), with protein sequence MDYQEILYSVEDHVLTLTLNRPQKLNAFTGRMMFEVLDAIDRADADDDVRAIIVTGAGRAFCAGADLSAGSGTFDARDRSADVGIEGRRDGGGRVTLRLYDCKKPLIAAINGPAVGVGVTMTLPMDIRIASTDARFGFVFARRGICLEAASSWFLPRVVGVSRALEWAYTGRVFPASEAHEAGLVRSLHAPEALLPAARELAREIAENTSAISVAVSRQLVWKMLGADHPMEAHKIDSRAIHALGQSADAHEGVASFLAKRKPEFRQRPSSDMPAFYPWWRERKFE
- a CDS encoding glutathione S-transferase family protein, whose product is MKLYDSSMAPNPRRVRIFLAEKGITVPTVQVDIGKAENRSPEFLARNPLGGVPVLELDDGTFLSESVAICLYFELTHPQPPLLGTDARDKAVVEMWQRRMELGLLSNTAGCFRNTHPFFKGRIPQVPEYGAVCKEAAAKQLAWLDGVLAKSRFVAGERYTIADITALVAIDFGRVSEIRILPEQKNLTRWYGEVSARPSAKA
- a CDS encoding alpha/beta hydrolase, producing MRGEIKAKVNPAAAKPASVRLRSHRIEVAALDYGEPTPGAPSMLLIHGMRDLAWSLDSVAQHFRDRFRVVSLDLRGHGDSDHVGYYALAHFILDLRAAVRGLGLDRPVLIGHSFGGEVSAQYAGLFPEVLGALVLIEGLGPPPWEGEGSREAGVYWARSMVERLDQIDPEGRRLENVDEATRRILASHPGLEPGRARFLAEQGVRPHPAGGLRWKWDPYLVTSWGSFNFGQMEQMWSRIRVPTLAVNGARSGEFWRRDLGRSKRGGEGEAYLAPDELQRRLACFPDVECVEIPGAGHMVHFDAPDLLNAAIDAFLRRRTGS
- a CDS encoding class I SAM-dependent methyltransferase, producing MSMRAPWQTLRGYAERLFRRACPAQDPGELIRELLGDLRPEPRQRLVFVEAGCGPATLVLAEVARRTGARVYACDLDPRKFDELRERAGDPLDEVTFLAGDSLHGLAQIAARHERVDFALFDSVPSATHTLREFLLLEPRFGPGSRVLIDDAALPGARLLLGPRRKGRLVVPYLLASPFWSVSAHPRTGGSMVSAVLDAIGARSDASYEDPGWVDLWRAARERKLRPVPV
- the fdhD gene encoding formate dehydrogenase accessory sulfurtransferase FdhD, with the protein product MRPAPGSKRVEIVGLRDGELGTRHETIAVEEPLELRLDGGALAVAMRTPGHDVELAAGFVVTEGIVGDFGAVCAIAHCDETRNTIEIRTEPGAAGVRAPEVRHFIASSSCGICGKATLDEARRLAPALRPDGMRVGLGVLEALPDRLRAEQRLFDETGALHAAALFDSTGALLCAREDIGRHNAVDKVVGWAALESRLPLSQTILLVSGRLGFEIAQKALVAGIPVLAAISGPSSLAVELARASGMTLVAFLRGASLNVYAGAERIANPDRARV
- a CDS encoding glycosyltransferase family 4 protein produces the protein MARDGAGAAVLNLLFLIDGARIEVGEAQVLRLASALRSRGHGVVIGASGRSAVDEIASRGHTAVRVPGWPNLPGAVAAIARACREHSIDLIDAHSPQLLLPAAIARGLRRTRSALVATLDRVPSRKGTGFERFVLERLPDQVLFTSLADRDQLAELWGRAIGQVVHYGIELPRPGATEPIDLEAKLGVPRDARVIGVVGTLAPEKAVGDAIAALVRLPEDVCLCIVGDGPEENALRAEVHRRSLERRVFFAGPSAEPDRFLVSFCALVLPSRHERLPAGLLRAGALSIPVVAADVGGVREVVVPRETGVLYPTGDVDGLVRAIRGMLEDPSRAAALGCAARQRIASVFGLERWAAETEALFEHVARRD